In one window of Paraflavitalea soli DNA:
- the glgB gene encoding 1,4-alpha-glucan branching protein GlgB, with protein sequence MAQEKKYEDIHFVDSTRPVWNYSLFSEEDVANFQRGTHYRLYELFGSREITVLDKKGFYFAVWAPNATWVSVTGNFNDWNTQSHPLYVRLDNSGIWEGFIPWMPKGEVYKYHIHGFRGRKMDKGDPYANFWERRPDTASITWDLGYQWNDQSWMETRAAHNSTKAPWSVYEVHLASWMRPDPNDEERYNTYGFFSDRLVKYVKEMAFTHVELMPVTEHPFDGSWGYQGTGFFAPSSRYGDPQGFMALVDAFHKEGIGVIMDWVPSHFPYDAHGLFMFDGTHTYEYADMRKGFHPDWNSYIFNYKRGEVKSFLISSARFWLDKFHIDGMRVDAVSSMLKLNYSREEGEWEPNEFGGDGNLEAIAFIKDLNETIYRDFPDVQTIAEEATDWPGISRPTYTGGLGFGMKWMMGWMHDTLDYFKLDPIERPYHQNKFTFSMMYYYDENFMLPLSHDEVVHGKSPMIYKMPGDDWQKFANLRALYGYMFTHPGGKLLFMGNEFASTSEWNYKTELPWGLLQYESHSGLKDCVRDLNLLLRREPALYECQFDTAGFEWGDLSHRPECVIVYRRKGKDPANDLLVILNLTPVVRRDWKVYAGGKPAWKEIFNSDKKQYGGTGDVYNPEILTSLVDKKENRYEINLHLPPLGIVVLK encoded by the coding sequence GTGGCACAAGAGAAGAAGTATGAGGACATCCATTTTGTAGACAGTACCCGTCCCGTATGGAATTATTCATTGTTCTCAGAAGAGGACGTGGCTAATTTTCAACGTGGTACCCATTACCGGCTATACGAGCTGTTTGGTTCCCGTGAAATTACGGTGCTCGATAAAAAAGGATTTTATTTTGCCGTATGGGCCCCCAATGCCACCTGGGTTTCCGTAACCGGCAACTTCAACGACTGGAATACCCAGTCACATCCACTCTATGTACGCCTCGATAATTCCGGTATCTGGGAAGGCTTTATCCCCTGGATGCCGAAAGGCGAAGTATATAAATATCATATTCATGGTTTCCGGGGCCGCAAAATGGACAAGGGTGATCCCTATGCCAATTTCTGGGAGCGACGCCCCGATACCGCTTCTATCACCTGGGACCTCGGCTATCAGTGGAACGACCAGTCGTGGATGGAAACGCGTGCTGCCCACAACAGCACCAAAGCCCCCTGGAGCGTTTACGAAGTGCACCTCGCATCCTGGATGCGCCCCGATCCCAACGATGAGGAGCGCTACAATACCTACGGGTTCTTCAGCGACCGGCTTGTAAAATATGTAAAAGAGATGGCGTTTACACATGTGGAACTGATGCCAGTCACCGAACACCCCTTCGACGGCAGCTGGGGTTATCAGGGTACCGGCTTTTTTGCACCCTCCTCACGCTACGGCGATCCACAAGGCTTCATGGCCCTGGTAGATGCCTTTCACAAAGAAGGTATAGGCGTCATAATGGACTGGGTGCCTTCCCATTTCCCCTACGATGCACATGGCCTCTTCATGTTCGATGGCACCCATACCTACGAATATGCCGACATGCGCAAAGGCTTTCATCCCGATTGGAACTCCTACATCTTCAACTATAAACGGGGCGAGGTAAAATCCTTCCTGATCAGCAGTGCCCGGTTCTGGCTCGATAAATTTCATATCGACGGCATGCGCGTTGACGCCGTAAGCTCCATGCTCAAACTCAACTATTCACGCGAAGAAGGGGAGTGGGAACCCAATGAATTTGGCGGCGACGGCAACCTTGAGGCCATTGCGTTTATAAAAGACCTCAACGAGACCATTTACCGCGATTTCCCCGATGTTCAAACCATTGCCGAAGAAGCCACCGACTGGCCAGGCATCTCCCGGCCCACTTATACAGGCGGTTTGGGCTTTGGAATGAAATGGATGATGGGCTGGATGCACGACACCCTCGATTATTTTAAGCTCGATCCCATCGAGCGACCCTATCACCAGAACAAGTTTACGTTTAGCATGATGTATTATTATGACGAGAACTTCATGCTGCCCCTTAGTCATGATGAGGTCGTTCACGGTAAAAGCCCCATGATCTATAAAATGCCGGGCGATGACTGGCAGAAATTTGCTAACCTCCGGGCCCTTTACGGCTATATGTTTACCCACCCCGGTGGCAAACTGCTCTTCATGGGCAACGAATTTGCGTCCACCTCCGAATGGAATTATAAAACCGAACTCCCCTGGGGCCTCTTGCAGTATGAAAGCCACAGCGGATTAAAAGATTGCGTGCGCGACCTCAACCTGCTGCTGCGCAGGGAGCCTGCTTTATATGAGTGCCAGTTTGATACTGCCGGTTTCGAATGGGGCGACCTCTCACACCGCCCCGAATGCGTGATCGTGTACCGCCGCAAAGGGAAAGATCCCGCCAACGACCTCCTGGTCATCCTCAACCTTACCCCGGTGGTCCGCCGCGACTGGAAGGTGTACGCCGGAGGTAAGCCCGCCTGGAAAGAGATCTTCAACAGCGATAAGAAACAATACGGGGGTACCGGCGATGTGTACAACCCCGAAATTTTAACCTCCCTTGTGGATAAAAAGGAAAACAGGTACGAAATAAATCTACATTTGCCGCCGTTGGGGATAGTAGTATTAAAATAG
- a CDS encoding TonB-dependent receptor gives MQKLTLILLILLVSASSLFAQQATLKGTVIDTSEKKNLTNSVVALLRKSDSVLVTFGRTDKSGQFTLSRFVPGKFVLMVTHPAYADYMDEVEVKDASPVNLGNIAMILKSQLLQEVVVSHKLGAIRIKGDTTEYKADSFYMKAGSSVEDLLKKLPGIQVDKNGKITAQGETVQKVLVDGEEFFSDDPTIATRGLLSDAVDKVQVFDKKSDQATFTGVDDGQKTKTIDLKLKEDKKKGYFGKLELGSNGDKYWNNSGMLNAFKAKRKFSAFGIMSSTGKTGLDWRESMNYGGTGNGMDMGMSDDGGMYITMSGGDDFDGGSYWGEGFPKGWSAGVHYSNKWNGDRLHLNGNYKYNKLNTEAAGRNTSKYILPDTLYYINEFGNNYSTKERHRVDGMYEVQIDSSSSLKITAGGSTGKSNSFNVTKTDWLDENGNPVRKIDQRTSSIGENKAFNSTLLYRKKFKKQGRTISVTFNQDYKENESQGFLYADNEYFDSNGASTHKLIDQKKINDNITSLVNGKVSYTEPLSKRALLEFNYSMSNNHRQSRRTALEKTDPGSPKYEDVVDSLSNDYAFNVFNNAAGINYRYAKPKRISFGFGANVSRADFTRKDLKSDKEVKYSFTNFFPSANITWTLGSNGSLRFNYNGNTQAPSIDQIQPVADNSDQSNIKLGNPDLKQAFRQRFNISYNNYKILSESGIYASMSFSTVQNDFSSMTTIKNGTRITQPVNVNGNYNGNAWIDYSRKIKKLDVSVGPNLNFNVSRNVNFIDGLENTNTNYSVGFGFNIWKQKEKKYTLSIRPDFRYNYAKSSLRPDVVTKYWTQDHDVDMSVTLPWKLEIGSDVNFSIRQKTDAFDKNNNAIRWNARIERKILKNDAGRIRFAAFDLLDQNIGFNRSINSNFINERTYDTFRRYFMATLIWNFNKNGKPMGW, from the coding sequence ATGCAAAAACTAACGTTGATTCTCCTGATACTGCTTGTATCAGCCTCCTCCTTATTTGCTCAACAAGCTACTCTTAAAGGTACAGTAATTGACACCAGTGAAAAGAAAAATCTTACCAATAGTGTAGTAGCCTTACTTAGAAAATCAGACTCGGTACTGGTCACATTCGGACGAACTGATAAATCCGGTCAGTTTACCTTGTCCCGTTTTGTGCCTGGTAAATTTGTGTTGATGGTAACGCACCCGGCGTATGCAGATTACATGGATGAGGTGGAAGTGAAGGATGCTTCTCCTGTAAATCTCGGGAATATAGCCATGATCCTTAAATCGCAGTTGTTGCAGGAAGTGGTGGTATCGCATAAACTGGGCGCTATCCGGATCAAAGGAGACACGACAGAATACAAAGCAGATAGTTTTTATATGAAGGCGGGGTCTTCGGTAGAAGACCTGTTGAAAAAATTACCCGGCATACAGGTAGATAAGAATGGAAAGATCACAGCCCAGGGTGAAACGGTACAAAAGGTGTTGGTGGACGGGGAGGAATTTTTTAGTGATGACCCTACGATTGCTACGCGCGGCCTGTTGTCGGACGCGGTAGATAAAGTACAGGTATTTGATAAGAAAAGTGATCAGGCCACTTTTACGGGTGTAGATGACGGGCAAAAGACGAAAACGATTGACCTGAAATTAAAGGAAGATAAGAAAAAAGGTTACTTCGGTAAACTGGAACTGGGCAGCAATGGCGATAAATACTGGAATAACAGCGGCATGCTGAATGCCTTTAAGGCCAAACGCAAGTTCTCGGCCTTCGGGATCATGTCCAGCACGGGTAAAACGGGTCTCGACTGGCGGGAAAGCATGAACTATGGCGGTACAGGCAATGGTATGGACATGGGCATGAGTGATGATGGCGGCATGTATATCACCATGAGCGGCGGCGATGATTTTGACGGTGGATCTTATTGGGGTGAAGGTTTTCCGAAAGGATGGAGCGCCGGTGTCCACTACTCCAATAAATGGAATGGGGACAGGCTGCACCTGAATGGCAATTACAAATACAACAAATTAAATACGGAAGCAGCCGGCCGTAACACCAGTAAGTATATCCTTCCGGACACGTTGTATTATATCAATGAATTTGGCAATAACTACAGCACCAAAGAAAGACACCGGGTAGATGGGATGTATGAAGTACAGATAGACTCATCTTCTTCTCTCAAGATCACTGCAGGTGGTTCTACGGGCAAATCCAACAGCTTCAACGTAACGAAGACAGACTGGCTGGATGAAAATGGTAATCCTGTGCGTAAGATCGACCAGCGCACCAGTTCTATCGGCGAGAATAAAGCCTTCAACTCTACCCTCCTCTACCGGAAGAAATTCAAGAAGCAGGGCAGAACTATCTCGGTGACCTTCAACCAGGATTATAAGGAAAACGAATCACAAGGTTTCCTGTATGCTGATAATGAGTACTTCGACAGCAATGGCGCCAGTACGCATAAGTTGATTGACCAGAAAAAGATCAACGATAATATTACCTCTCTGGTGAATGGAAAGGTATCTTATACGGAACCGCTTTCCAAAAGGGCATTGCTGGAGTTCAACTACAGCATGAGCAATAATCACCGTCAATCGCGCAGGACGGCTTTGGAAAAAACAGACCCGGGCAGTCCAAAATACGAGGACGTTGTGGATTCGCTGAGTAATGACTATGCCTTCAATGTATTCAACAATGCTGCGGGCATCAACTATCGCTATGCCAAGCCCAAGCGCATTTCTTTTGGTTTTGGCGCCAATGTATCGCGTGCCGACTTTACACGCAAAGACCTGAAGTCTGACAAAGAGGTAAAATACAGCTTCACCAATTTCTTCCCTTCGGCCAATATTACCTGGACGCTTGGTTCGAATGGCAGCTTACGTTTCAATTACAATGGTAATACACAGGCTCCCTCGATCGACCAGATCCAACCGGTGGCAGACAATAGTGACCAATCGAATATTAAGCTCGGTAATCCTGACCTGAAGCAAGCATTCCGTCAACGCTTCAATATCTCGTACAACAATTACAAGATCCTGTCGGAAAGTGGCATTTATGCCAGTATGAGCTTCTCTACGGTTCAGAACGATTTCAGTTCTATGACCACGATCAAGAATGGCACACGTATAACGCAGCCGGTAAATGTGAATGGCAATTATAATGGGAACGCCTGGATCGATTACAGCAGAAAGATCAAAAAGCTGGACGTGAGTGTAGGGCCCAACCTGAACTTCAACGTAAGCCGCAATGTTAACTTTATTGATGGATTGGAGAATACCAATACCAACTACAGTGTTGGCTTTGGCTTCAATATCTGGAAACAAAAAGAGAAAAAATACACGCTGAGCATCAGGCCGGATTTCAGGTACAATTATGCCAAGTCATCGCTGCGCCCGGATGTTGTGACCAAATACTGGACACAGGACCATGACGTGGATATGAGTGTGACACTGCCCTGGAAACTGGAGATTGGCAGTGATGTGAATTTCAGTATCCGTCAGAAAACCGATGCTTTCGACAAAAACAACAATGCGATTCGCTGGAATGCACGGATCGAAAGAAAGATACTGAAGAATGATGCCGGCCGGATACGGTTTGCCGCGTTCGACTTGCTGGACCAGAATATTGGTTTTAACCGGAGCATCAACAGCAACTTTATCAACGAGCGGACGTATGATACCTTCCGCCGGTACTTTATGGCTACTTTGATCTGGAATTTCAACAAGAATGGCAAACCAATGGGTTGGTAG
- a CDS encoding GLPGLI family protein: MQTRSILYMLLLLVCATASQAQQFITHGKIEFERKVNQHSFLEEGSIWNDMMKKNTPKFHTAYYDLYFKNGISLYKAGREPEVRQNKVWSVFIAENTIQTNIDSSTSITLKDIQNDLYLLTDSLRKVDWKIGSEIRKIAGFDCRKAVGKIMDSIIVIAFYSDEIMPSGGPESFGGLPGMILGLAIPRMHTTWYATKLELIDITDKDLQAPKKGKKYTNTAFQTQLKDIMKNWGDEGKRLIPQILL; this comes from the coding sequence ATGCAAACAAGATCAATATTATATATGCTTCTGCTGCTGGTATGCGCTACAGCATCGCAGGCGCAGCAGTTCATTACGCACGGGAAGATAGAATTTGAAAGAAAAGTAAATCAGCATTCCTTTCTCGAAGAGGGCAGCATCTGGAATGACATGATGAAAAAGAATACACCCAAATTCCATACGGCCTACTATGACCTGTATTTTAAAAACGGGATATCCTTATACAAAGCGGGCCGGGAACCGGAAGTACGTCAAAATAAGGTGTGGAGTGTGTTCATAGCAGAAAATACGATCCAAACGAATATAGACAGCAGCACCTCTATTACGCTGAAGGATATTCAGAATGACCTATACCTGCTTACGGATTCGCTGCGGAAAGTAGACTGGAAAATTGGCAGTGAAATACGCAAGATTGCGGGCTTTGATTGCCGCAAAGCGGTAGGCAAGATCATGGATTCGATCATCGTGATCGCCTTCTATTCTGATGAGATCATGCCTTCGGGTGGTCCGGAATCATTCGGTGGTTTGCCCGGTATGATCCTGGGACTTGCCATTCCCCGCATGCATACTACCTGGTATGCTACCAAGCTGGAACTGATCGATATTACAGATAAGGATCTGCAAGCGCCTAAAAAAGGTAAGAAGTATACTAATACAGCTTTCCAGACGCAGTTGAAGGATATTATGAAGAACTGGGGTGATGAAGGGAAAAGGTTGATACCACAGATATTGTTGTAG
- a CDS encoding glycoside hydrolase family 13 protein yields MSFAHCFIHSSRLAARRSKLIARSFFILLSILLSAQLAFSQSDLKVYPTHWWTGMKNRKLQLMVHKPSGLTTSKTAVVSNSTDVRILKYYKPANNHYLFIDVEIAANAHPGSKNIRIANPALNESYTINYELKARSKENGKTRIKGITSEDLIYLIMPDRFSNGDPSNDRVAGMKDQSLNREKIFDRHGGDLKGIENHLDYLQDLGVTALWLNPVLQNDMPQRTEHGYAATDHYTIEPRLGGAPAYHSLSNALHKRGMKLIQDAVYNHVGIEHFLFRDLPDSSWFHFWSTYTNTTYKDQVLMDPYAAAIDKKKMSDGWFVPSMPDLNQHNPYVANFLIQHAIWCTEEFGLDGWRIDTYAYNDLPFMNRCNKALLDEYPQLHIFGETWVHGVPNQSYFTENVYQLPFKSNLPAVTDFQMNLYGIVPALNQRFGWTEGVNRLYLTASNDFVYKDPMKQVIFLDNHDLSRFLSVVGEDVQKLKIGLAWLLTFRGVPQLYYGTEIKMKNFADPDGLVRLDFPGGWAGDSANKFTVAGRTASEDSLFNYTRTLAQFRKQSSAIKTGKMMQYVPEDGVYVYFRYDARQTVMCIMNPGDKEIEFTTARFEQRLKGFTKAKDIITGQTATIKDKMKVPAKTQLVLELN; encoded by the coding sequence GCTGCAGTTGATGGTACACAAACCTTCGGGGTTGACCACTTCCAAAACAGCAGTCGTTTCCAACAGTACCGATGTCAGGATATTGAAATACTACAAGCCTGCCAATAACCACTATCTTTTTATTGATGTGGAAATAGCAGCCAATGCCCACCCCGGTAGTAAGAACATACGTATTGCCAATCCTGCGCTCAATGAGTCTTACACCATTAACTATGAACTAAAGGCCCGCAGCAAAGAGAATGGTAAAACAAGAATAAAAGGCATTACCAGCGAAGACCTCATCTACCTCATCATGCCCGACCGATTCAGTAATGGCGACCCTTCCAATGATCGCGTGGCCGGCATGAAAGATCAAAGCCTCAACCGCGAAAAGATATTCGACCGTCATGGAGGCGACCTCAAAGGAATAGAAAACCACCTGGACTACCTGCAGGATCTGGGCGTTACTGCTCTTTGGCTAAACCCTGTTTTGCAGAATGATATGCCCCAACGTACAGAACATGGATATGCAGCCACCGATCATTATACCATCGAACCACGCCTCGGCGGTGCCCCTGCTTATCATTCCTTGTCCAATGCCCTGCACAAAAGAGGCATGAAGCTCATCCAGGATGCCGTGTACAACCATGTAGGCATTGAACATTTCCTGTTTCGTGACCTGCCCGATAGTTCCTGGTTCCACTTCTGGTCCACCTATACCAATACCACTTACAAAGACCAGGTATTGATGGACCCTTATGCCGCCGCCATTGACAAAAAGAAAATGAGCGATGGCTGGTTTGTGCCTTCTATGCCCGATCTCAACCAGCACAATCCTTATGTGGCCAATTTCCTCATTCAGCATGCCATCTGGTGTACTGAAGAGTTTGGCCTGGATGGATGGCGTATCGACACTTATGCATACAATGACCTGCCATTCATGAATCGTTGCAACAAGGCCCTGCTGGATGAATACCCCCAGTTGCATATTTTTGGCGAAACCTGGGTGCATGGCGTTCCCAATCAAAGCTATTTTACCGAAAATGTATACCAGCTGCCTTTCAAAAGCAACCTGCCTGCGGTTACCGATTTCCAGATGAACCTGTACGGCATAGTGCCTGCCCTCAACCAGCGCTTTGGCTGGACTGAAGGGGTGAACCGCTTATACCTCACCGCTTCCAATGATTTCGTGTACAAAGACCCCATGAAGCAGGTAATCTTTTTAGATAACCACGATCTTAGCCGTTTCCTGTCTGTAGTGGGGGAGGATGTTCAAAAGCTAAAGATAGGACTGGCCTGGCTGCTTACATTCCGGGGCGTACCGCAGCTCTATTATGGTACCGAAATAAAGATGAAAAACTTTGCTGACCCCGATGGTTTGGTGCGATTGGATTTCCCGGGTGGATGGGCTGGTGACAGTGCCAATAAATTTACTGTGGCAGGTCGTACAGCCAGCGAAGATAGCCTGTTCAATTATACCCGCACCCTGGCCCAATTCCGTAAGCAATCATCTGCCATCAAAACCGGTAAAATGATGCAGTATGTACCCGAAGATGGTGTATATGTTTACTTCCGGTACGATGCCCGCCAAACAGTGATGTGCATCATGAACCCTGGCGATAAGGAAATCGAGTTTACAACCGCCCGCTTTGAACAACGATTAAAAGGCTTTACCAAAGCAAAAGACATCATTACCGGGCAAACTGCTACTATAAAAGACAAAATGAAAGTCCCAGCCAAAACCCAATTGGTCTTGGAATTGAATTGA